The window aaaatatcttttaaactatattttggccatacatatgtaaaattcgttttttttcttgcaaAGTTAGCCGTCAGATACACTATTATACTCTTTCCGTTTTATATTAAGTatcgttgtaaaaaaaaattgttacaaaataaatatcgtTTTAGTATTTCAATGCACAATTTATTAACTTTATTTTCcagtttatttttctattggttaaaatATGATTAGGTATATggataatgatgtttttatacagaaaatatacaaaattaaatattttcttaatttatgtgcGTGAATCTAAAATGACACTCAATATAAAACATATGAAgtagttgttttttttaaactagactagtttttttgactaaaaaagACTAGCATAGTCgaaataataaatttacaacgtaaaatgtaaaataacaaaacaaaaactaaatttgTCGAACAATGAAcacattcttattttttttttttttttttttttgctaaactgtaaatATCATAAATGAAGAAAAGATTTTACAAAAGTATCATCTTTGGTCTGAACCAACTtggcaaaaagaaagaaaaaacaagctGGTTCAACAAACTAACTAGAGACTAGGGACTCATCTAATCCACATAGCCATAAGATCTCTGAATTTCTTGTTCTCCCTCCTCGAAGAGATCACATTTCTCAATTCCTTATCAATACTTCTGAAGACTGCCTCTGCGGGTAGAGAAGTCTGATTATGAATCAAGTTATTCCGCTGTTTCCAGAGATGAAATACCACCGTTTGCGTTTGCGTTGCGTTGCGTTGCTCAGGAAATGAACACATTCTTACCGCAGGCTCAGAGAGagacaataaaataaatacaactacacaaaatattattaagaaaaaatgttCCTCTAAATTATATACTAAAAGACAATATATACTAGGGATAGTACTAtacaaatacataaataaatgttGGCATTTATTTTAAGGAGTTCCGATTTTCTATATAAAGACCAAAGCTATCTGTTGATCTTTAAGCCCCACAGACCAAAAGACACTCTCCTTTAgtttctctcccttctctcttatAGCTTCACTTGCATTCCTTTGATCCCCCATGGCTACAGAACTCGAAAGCTCCTTGATCTTTGCCCTTCTGTCCAAATGCAGCGGTCTAAGCCAAACCAGTCTCGCTTTCTCTCTCCTTGCCATCGTAATAGTATGGCTcgccttctctctcttcttctggaCCTATCCCGGTGGACCTGCATGGGGCAAACACCTCTCTCGCCGGTTAACTAACAAAACCGGAACGGTTATTCCCGGTCCAAGAGGGTTCCCTTTCGTGGGAAGCATGTCTCTCATGTCCAGCACTCTAGCTCACCACCGAATAGCGGAAGCAGCTGAGAGATACGGAGCCAAACGCCTCATGGCTTTCAGCTTAGGCGAGACACGCGTGATCGTCACGTGCAACCCCGACGTGGCTAAAGAGATTCTGAATAGTCCAATTTTTGCTGACCGGCCGGTTAAGGAATCAGCTTACTCTCTGATGTTTAACCGGGCGATTGGTTTCGCGCCACACGGGGTTTACTGGCGAACGCTGCGAAGGATCGCTTCGAACCACCTCTTCAGTCCTAAACAAATCAAACGAGCCGAAACGCAGAGGCGGGTGATCGCTAGCCAGATGGTGGGGTTGCTCGAGAAACAGAGCAGTACTAACGCGCTCTGTTTTGTTCGTGAGCTGCTCAAAACGGCGTCGCTTAGCAACATGATGTGTTCTGTTTTCGGACAAGAGTACGAGCTTGATCAAGACCATGTTGAGTTACGTGAGTTGGTCGAAGAAGGCTATGATTTGCTCGGAGAATTGAATTGGACCGATCACCTTCCTTGGTTATCGGAATTTGATCCACAGAGAATCCGGTCTAGATGTTCCGCACTCGTACCAAAGGTAAACCGGTTTGTATCACGGATTATATCTGAGCATCGTAGACAAACCGGTGACTCGCCTCGTGATTTCGTGGACGTCCTGCTCTCCCTCCATGGTTCGGATCAATTATCCGACCCTGACATCATTGCTGTTCTTTgggtaattaatttttataatctaAATATTGCTTTAGAAATTCCGGAAAAAAACATGAATTTTTAGATGGAATGTGACATGTGATGGGATAAATAAAGCATTAGAATATTTATCAACAGATTCTATATAAagtagtaaataattaaatactaaaGAATTTGCATTTATTCtcgttatatttttattacaggAAATGATATTCAGAGGAACAGACACAGTTGCGGTTTTAGTCGAGTGGATCCTCGCTAGGATGGTGCTTCATCCAGATATTCAATCGACGGTACAGAACGAGCTTGATTCGGTAGTCGGAAAATCAAGAGCCGTCGATGAGTCTGACTTGGTTTCACTTCCGTATCTGACGGCTATGGTGAAAGAAGTTCTGAGGATGCACCCTCCAGGCCCACTACTATCGTGGGCCCGTTTGGCCATAACAGACACGATAGTTGATGGTTGTCTTGTTCCGGCGGGGACCACAGCAATGGTGAACATGTGGGCCATAGCGCATGATCCACACGTGTGGGTTGATCCTTTGGAGTTTAAACCCGAGAGGTTCGTAGCGAAAGAAGGTGAGGTGGAGTTCTCGGTTCTAGGGTCGGACTTGAGACTAGCGCCTTTTGGGTCGGGTCGTCGGATCTGCCCTGGGAAGAATCTTGGTTTGACTACCGTTACGTTCTGGACCGCGACGCTGTTGCATGAGTTTGAATGGGGATCGTCTGTTGGAAACGGTGTTGACTTATCTGAGAAGCTGAGGCTTTCATGTGAGATGGCTACCCCTCTTGCTGCTCAAGTGCGTCGTAGGCGCAGTTAAAAAACTTATAAGAAAATGGAAGGTTTCTAATTAATGGAAACAATGTATTAACTAATTAAGCAGCTTTTTAATTAGAACTAACATTCTTATATATACGTGtggtgtttgtgtgtgtgtgtgatttGTGAGTATGAAAGGTGAGTGATGTGTCTCTATGTTGTAAATACAATGAAAAGTAATTTATATTGTTATGTTCTTGATTAGTGTCTAAAACGTAATTTATTTACTATCGTATAaggtaattaaaaaaatcaccgTGGTTAGTCCAAAAACCACATGCGTTTGTAACTTTGTATACTTCAAATATAGATGCCGCCCTAGTCAATTCTAAAAATACAACCCGCAGGTTTTCGACCCTGGCAAATTAGTTCTCCTTAAGCTATACAACTCAACACATTCTTTTAtgaaaaaattctaaaaatcaaGATTGCAATCgtatataaaactataaaatctGTGTCGTTAGAAAAAACCATAAAATCTTTTTCGTGATTACGGAAATGATCTTTCAGAGTATACACACTCTGGGATTTCTttactttttatataatatttaaccaGCACATGTAATCAACGCTTTgaatatttaaagaaaataaaatatatttcctGACAGCAAATATTGACTTAAGAATAATATTCTCAGATTTTTTATTCGAATATCCAAATACTATGCATGAAAAGAACATCACTTCGAGAACAAGTATGAGTCTGTAAAAatcgatgacaaaaaaaaattaattataattacaTTGTGAAATCGAATAGGTCAAATCAATTGATAAGTTTTAAAACCTACAACATTCTTCAGATCTTTGTATCCATAAAGTGCCAAGAAATATTAACAGACAATATGTAAGTTGAAATTATACATGTGGGTTTCATATCTTTATAGTAAACATATATACAATAACctcattttatatatatcacGCCCATTCCTTCCTCCTTTGAGAAGTTGTATATCTGTCTTACTTTCTACTTGTTTTTTCTTTGCATATGTACAGTTGTATACAATATAACGAACTACTACTTGGTGTTAATTGAGCTTGCCTCACCCATTCATCTTTTGgttaatgaaatttattttagttgattgtttttttttataacatatcAAAAACTGGCCTGTTTGCTACGGCTgttacaaaaagaaataaaagctTGAACTCCCATTCACGGGTCAACTTTTTGAATAAGAAACCATTATTATTACGAACGCACAAGACCAAAATAATACTATTACAACAATATGAAACTATGTGATGGATGTTTCTTTCCAAGTTCCAACATCAATCTTTTAACTTGTCTGCTTGTTGTTGTAGAATCTGAGAAAGAAAGCAACGCCGAGAATCAAGAGAGGAATCAAGTATACAAGCATCTTGTTTCCAGTTTCTTCTTTTGTGGTTTCAGCCGTAGATTCTTTCTCCCACGGCGGAATATACTTCGCCGTCACCGGAACCGTTGACTTGTCAACGTCACCGATACAATATTTCTTCATCGTTTCTTTTGCTTCATTGCTATGATTCACATCGTCGAAATCAGTCGACGCGTCCTTTCCTTTTTTAGTAAGTTGTCAATAAATTCACACAGTTACGTAAACCAAAAGAAATGGAAAAAACGGATTAAACCAATAATTATTTGTACGTACCGGTGACGGCGAGTAGAACATTGTCACCGCCAGGATGTTCGTCAATGAAACTGCTGATGTCATAGACCTGTGGATACACTTGTTTTAGATTCATACATAGTAGAAgactaagaaaaaaacaatggaTTCATGAAAAATAGACCTTTCCGTGGATGAGAATCCAACAATCATTCTTGCACTTATGTTTAGCCACATCATGAAACGAAATAAGATTCGCCATTTGATCACTCTGTTGCTCTTGCTTAGAAGTTAATTAACCTGAAATAGAGTTTCATTAGACTTCAAATATATAACACTGAAACAAAATCAAGAAAGCAATTGAAGGGAAGAGTTTCCACGATTACGAACCTATAGATGGAACAAAGCGCAACTTCTCGAGACCACACGCGGTCTGTTTATATTATAAGCTGTGAAAGAACTCTTGAATATtgttatttcttgatttttgatTACATTACAATTACTAAATAGGTTAAGGCGTTGaaagaaatgtaaaaaatgGTACCTACCATAATGAAACGTGAAGAATATGATGATTGTAATTAAATGGTAGCTGAGACGCGTCAAAGTGCTCAGCGACCTCAGGTTGGTGAAGTCCTTCACGTTTTTATATCACGTAACTAAATATACCGAAAGTCCACCATCATTATTTCGTTTTGTTTAAACTTAAGCCTCAAAGTTACTTTTCCTCACCAGGCCCAATAACGCAAAAGAGGTTTTCCTACTTTAGAAATAGTACTAGATTCTGACCTGCCCTTtcaaaagggcgggtatattttttgtttaaaaaaaaaagttaatttttatatttgtgtttttctttgtaatcatatttatatttttctatgtagtcatatttgtgtaaaatattttttaaaattattagtaagaGGTTTTGTGAAAATCGGCACCTATAGAAGTAATCCTATGTTATCCCTTATCATAACATACTTACCCTATATTATGATTGAATAATGTCAATTACTTTATAGGATATATCATTTGTAACATTTAAATTTCAAAGTTTTGGAAAATGGTATTAGATTTGTTTacatatgatttatttttctgtacatgtgttaaatatttttttggtaatgaAAATTTCTACATATGGAAGACGATATGTTTTGCTAAAACCCATATTTGAGTTAGCGGACTGGACCAGCTGGACTGTGATCCGCTCTTTTAAGCCGTTCAAGATTATGCTAAAAccatatttaaattaaactgaCAAATCTAGTCATAAATGGGTCAAACTCATTAAAATTGGTGATTCGATTCAATATCAAAACTCGGGTTCTCGAATTcaagttaaaaataaatgaaacatgatttaaaaaaaacataaaattttatagtgTTTTCTAATATCTATCTAAATAGATTAGTCtcatcatatttttatattaatttttgaatttctcattttatttttagattccaacaataatataaatttttatcaaaataattttatgattgcACTTATACATATATAgctatttaatttaaaactgaattaaaatttaaaacccgCTTAACCGGTTTGACCATTGATCCATCTACAATGTAGAGTAAATGTCAGGAGACAGTTTTCAAAacattgtaaaaaatattaaatatggtAACATACattgtttataattttgtataaaatatttaaatctaaaattCCAAGATGCTATTTTGCtaaattaatctttttttaaataataaattctattttaatttaataggataagaaatgttttcatttttcgcTGATTTCTCTTGTTATTCCTGCAGGTTTCAGTCACAATATAACGAATCTAAAGTATACATGTGATTATAAGCTtaaaatctacaaaaaaaaattgagttctttcagttttttatttatttctcaaTTAACACCAAATCACCATGGTTGCTGACCACTCCATGATTTTCTGGCGACTAATCGGTTGTCGAGGCCGAGTTCTCGAACAtgacttttttataaaacatcTGAAAAAgggtaataaattttttttttttggtcgattACTTCGACTTAGATGTTTACGATGAGTTACTGTAAAATGGGTTTTATCAACCCAGTTCGCTAAGCTGGGTTTATCAAATTAGATTACATTATAACCATGATTCTTCAGAAATTAGTATACCTCGTTTGTGTTGGTGGGATTATCATCATTTTCTGTTCACAACACTAACATTTGCTCAATAAGCGTTTAGTGTTAGGATGATGATGAGAAATCATGTGTAAAAAGGTTATCAATAAATAGAAGTGGTTACTGGACAGAGAAAAATAATTGCTCTTGAAGAATAAGATCGTGcttttttcaaacaaaaaaataaaaataataagagCGTGCATTAGTATTGAAAGATGCTAGATTCGTTTAATATTTAGATGAGTTATAATTTAAGTTGGACACAACATATATCAATGGGTCATgatcctaatttaatagtattgatttgttGGGCAAGTTGTTTATTTTTAGGAAGAAATATTCTATAATATGTAATTGGCAGAAGTCGATGATTAGCAATGACAATGAGATTTCATCAGTGAAAATAAATGCAAAATCTTTGGGATaggttcaatttttttattaatttatgacaTTTTAACAAATTACCTATAGACTGACTAAGCTATAACACAATGGAATAATACTTTGTTACAAAAAGAAACATAATGGAATAATACCTCAGACTGATACAGGACGAATTTGTTTTGTTACAGAGAAACTTGTAGAACGATGCATGAAGAATAAAAACACGTAGtcacatataataataaaataaaatatgcgGAAAACAGAAATAAACGGTAACAACTCCGTAGTGGTTTTGTGAAAGACAAACAATACTTCTTAACGATACGAACACtctcaaaaaacaaaagaaaatagaaatcACATATAATATGAAAATCATACGTCCAGTAATTGCTCTCGTACGACGTCGTTCTGAGACTTCTAAGCCACGCAATCTGTTCAACAGCGCAGATGATTAAAAGAAAGATAACTATTGATCGCTAATTATGTAAATAATTCAAAAAGAGGAACCTGGAACATTAAGAAGATAAAGTGTCTCGAGAGCTTCACAATTCAGGGCTGGCTTGTATGGACCGTCCTTTTTAGACGCCTTACTCGCATCCATATCTGGATGGATCTTCTTCTTTAACATCCTCTTTATCATCTACAATCATAGATATAAATGATGTTGTAATTGTACACATCAACTGGATATATACACACCTATAGGTACACTTACGAAGCAACCAAGTGATACTAACAACAACAGACATGCAGATAAAAGAtactaaataataataacagACATGAAACATCAACTTGAGCTTGACGTGACGTGACGTCGTTTTGCTTGCATAATTCAGGCAcatgtaatacatttttatatcaTCATCAATGTTGtggaatcaaaataaaatatttacctgATGCACTTTCTTGATTGGACGCGAGTCATGCTCGTTCTTGATTGGACGCGAGTCTTCTGTATCTTTGGACTTAGTAATGATCATCTTCTTAGCAAACGATAACTTACTAGGCAGCTTTGACCCGTTTTGTTTATGATATTTAATCTCCTGGCCATCAACATCAAGATTACGGTTCTTTGGTTTCTTCTTGTCATGCTTCGTATCATCGTCTTTTACTCGGTCTTCCATGAAAAGCTCGGCTAGTGTTGTCCTCTTCTTCTCCGGCTCCACCTCGGTCTCCGCCGCGGCCGCGGCCACGACCACCGCCCTTTCAACCGTTTTGACCGACTCAAAGTGATTAATGCATAATGCCTATATAATACGATAGATCTCAAGGAAATCAATCTATCAGAAGATTGAGCTAATTAATTTTAGAATATCGTTTTTCATGAAAGAAGTATATGACCATCAATTATTTCATCAGTATTTgagttaagataaaaaaaaaatacctatACAAAATGCGGTGATAAAATGTTTGAAGTTGTAAATTCATATTCAAAACAAAAGATGTTGTCAAAATATAGCTTATCATTATACGCACATACCTCTAAATCCTCATGATGATCATAAACCTTATTCTCGTTGGAGATAAGAGGGTCCGACTCTTGGTTGACGTTCTTGATGATGCTACCATCGATTACCACATAGTCCAAACCCACACTCTCGCGTTCATCACCATCATCTATTTCGGCTTCTTCTTGAAATTTCAAAGTGTCAAAACCAAATGTGCCGATGGTGAGAACTCCATCGAACCAGTTATCAAGAGCATCCACTAACCCAACCTGATCCATTATAGCTTTCGTGTTCTTCTCTATCTCACTTGTTCCTTCACCTCTCTTCTTTTTCTCGCTTTTCGCCACACCATCTATTTCTTTCACCACATGAAAATACATGTTTCTAAATACAGCTTGGACCAAAACTATGCTTTTTGTAACACGAGAGTATATATATGTtccaaataaaaactaaataataaacaGGGAACCACATGATTGTATATAAAACTACTATTTAATTAAGCACGCGATACTTCTGATAAGCAAAATACTGATTtaggagaagaaaaaaaataaaacaaaagaactAACCTCTGATGACATTTTGGTGCAGCTTCTTCTGCACCCAGTTAAAGATCTTCGGAGAAAATCCAGAAAAACAGAGATATTATATACGCCGAGCTATAAAAAAGGAGCTAAAAATGCATACAAGTGAATGAATGACTAAAAACATTACGTACCGTCATAGTATTATATTTTCTTCGTGAAGAGTTTGAAGCAAACGAATAGTGTGAAATGAGAAATTTATTGGACACTCAAGGGGAGTGTTTAAGCTCCTGACACGTGTCAAGAAATGGACAGTGGGTGAGATAGGTCTGAGTTTTGGGAGACAATACCAATCAGTAGGTGCCACATGTAAGTGGTCTAGTGCTTATCTGGTCTCgattattaataaattacttTTTGACCTGATAACTTATAGTATTATAATCATCTCCAGTTTTGCCTTCTTGGCCTTCCTTTGGTTCATTTCTTGTAATATTGTTGGTAGGCTTCTGTTGCTTTCAATGCTTTATCGTTTTTATTTGACACTGAAGGAACAATTCGTTGCACAAAAGCGATAGTTTTGGTTTCAATCAATTTTCGTCACAGTTTAGATATCCTATTTCAATAATTCTCATTTCAACAATTTTGTACCACCACAAGTTGTAGGCTGCAACTAGAATGCatttttttggaattaaaactttctaaatgtttagttcatttttattctaaaaaaaaatttactagtTACAATTAAAAACTggaatatatattctatttcaTTTCATAACATTCCatactattcaaaaaaaaaaattaactatcatttaaaaaatcattCCAAATCAAAAACGTTTTGGAATAAATGAAATGTTGATTTCATTCCATTAAATTTCagaaataataatttctatCATGCCATatatttctttgatttgttACCGGTTACAACCATAGACTAGGTGATGTCGTGCAGTGGAACGAATGTTTTACGTTGTGTCACTGATACCATCAAAAGTTTGTTCGAGGCCAAGAGAAATATTAGGATCCAAGATCCAAACTACTCCTacataacccaaaaaaaaaattcattttagcAACGGTGGATCCAACCTAGTCGAATCAATGTAGTTAACTTCTTCTCCAGTCTCCATTACCATTTTGTGATGGATTTTGGTACAAACCCCACAAAAGAAACTACGATTTTACTGTTAATCCAGCTTCTCCCCATTTCGTCGGTGTTTAATGGTTTGATAAAGAAACTATAGTATCATCACTATTAGTATTAGGTAATCGCAAGGTCGTTGGATACCTATTAAATCATCAAATCATGCACATGCAAAGTATCCCCGAGCTTTTAAAGTATAACACAATAACCCCACACACACTTCACCCTCCTTTCTCCTTGTCACTTGCATCTTGTTCCTAAGCTTTTGTTGTCTTTTGCCTAATAATATGATCACTTTAGTTCTCTTACACAACTTTTCGAAAGCATTGTGGTAGTGTTTATGTACACCAAAAGGTAGtgctattttttaaaataataaatatatagaagttttaaatactaaaatatccaataaaatacttatataaacGTCTACATATAATATACAGTCTTCATTTAGTAGGAAAACTATTTTCATCAACCTGTTAGACGACTTACTGTCTCTAAAAACAACTAATACTATTCATATAATAGGACATTGAGATGAGACGTTATATCATGCATTTTTCTTTCCCTTGTTTACTCAACAGTATGTATAATCAAACAGATATCATTAAGTGGATGAAGTATACGAATACGTTGGGATATTTATAGGATATTTTGTAGGatatttatgtaaataaaagGGTGCCTGCGGATTTATCGAAGCATGAGCTGCGCTTTACGGTTTATGACTCGTAACGGACACACGAAACTAGACATTAGAAAATTTAGCAGAAGTTAATTGAACTGATTTGAAGGTCATTTGATTAGTAACATGATTAGTTCCATGTTTCTTTCACGTAAGTTTGTCGATGGTGTCTGGTGACCATATCCTTTTGGAATATATTATCCAAATCGTTACCCCTATCTATCAAGATACAAATTGTATACATAGGCCCAAAAGTCAAAACCTCAAGTGCAAGATAGGCCTGTCCAGTATAAATTGGGCcttaagaatcataagggccCATGCAGTGAATATGAAACAATTTCATGATTTTTATCTTAATAAAATCGATATCTCATTGATCATGTCAGAGGGAACCGTTTacaagtaaaaaagaaaaacgtTTCAATAAAACGAATCAAAGCCTCCATATAAGTAAGTGGGGTTTCCAAAAGCTTAGAGAAGAATCAGAAACCACTAACCCcacttatattttcttattctttatttttatttaatcaaattGAATTTTATTACAATGTAAACACAAAACCTTGAGCATTTTTTTTTCCGGAGATATCTTTTAGTTTATTAGTTGGTGTATCCACCCCCATTTTTACCGTACGTGTAGTCCTTGACGTGGAAACCATTGTCGGAGCCAGGTTTCCTAGAGATTTTAAGATGAACGCCAGGATCGTGATGAGTCGCCGTCGAGTTGTAAACGATAGAGTTGTTAA is drawn from Brassica rapa cultivar Chiifu-401-42 chromosome A05, CAAS_Brap_v3.01, whole genome shotgun sequence and contains these coding sequences:
- the LOC103866444 gene encoding cytochrome P450 78A6; translated protein: MATELESSLIFALLSKCSGLSQTSLAFSLLAIVIVWLAFSLFFWTYPGGPAWGKHLSRRLTNKTGTVIPGPRGFPFVGSMSLMSSTLAHHRIAEAAERYGAKRLMAFSLGETRVIVTCNPDVAKEILNSPIFADRPVKESAYSLMFNRAIGFAPHGVYWRTLRRIASNHLFSPKQIKRAETQRRVIASQMVGLLEKQSSTNALCFVRELLKTASLSNMMCSVFGQEYELDQDHVELRELVEEGYDLLGELNWTDHLPWLSEFDPQRIRSRCSALVPKVNRFVSRIISEHRRQTGDSPRDFVDVLLSLHGSDQLSDPDIIAVLWEMIFRGTDTVAVLVEWILARMVLHPDIQSTVQNELDSVVGKSRAVDESDLVSLPYLTAMVKEVLRMHPPGPLLSWARLAITDTIVDGCLVPAGTTAMVNMWAIAHDPHVWVDPLEFKPERFVAKEGEVEFSVLGSDLRLAPFGSGRRICPGKNLGLTTVTFWTATLLHEFEWGSSVGNGVDLSEKLRLSCEMATPLAAQVRRRRS
- the LOC103866445 gene encoding cytochrome B5, coding for MANLISFHDVAKHKCKNDCWILIHGKVYDISSFIDEHPGGDNVLLAVTGKDASTDFDDVNHSNEAKETMKKYCIGDVDKSTVPVTAKYIPPWEKESTAETTKEETGNKMLVYLIPLLILGVAFFLRFYNNKQTS
- the LOC103866447 gene encoding uncharacterized protein LOC103866447 isoform X1 gives rise to the protein MTIFNWVQKKLHQNVIREIDGVAKSEKKKRGEGTSEIEKNTKAIMDQVGLVDALDNWFDGVLTIGTFGFDTLKFQEEAEIDDGDERESVGLDYVVIDGSIIKNVNQESDPLISNENKVYDHHEDLEALCINHFESVKTVERAVVVAAAAAETEVEPEKKRTTLAELFMEDRVKDDDTKHDKKKPKNRNLDVDGQEIKYHKQNGSKLPSKLSFAKKMIITKSKDTEDSRPIKNEHDSRPIKKVHQMIKRMLKKKIHPDMDASKASKKDGPYKPALNCEALETLYLLNVPDCVA
- the LOC103866447 gene encoding uncharacterized protein LOC103866447 isoform X2, translated to MTIFNWVQKKLHQNVIRDGVAKSEKKKRGEGTSEIEKNTKAIMDQVGLVDALDNWFDGVLTIGTFGFDTLKFQEEAEIDDGDERESVGLDYVVIDGSIIKNVNQESDPLISNENKVYDHHEDLEALCINHFESVKTVERAVVVAAAAAETEVEPEKKRTTLAELFMEDRVKDDDTKHDKKKPKNRNLDVDGQEIKYHKQNGSKLPSKLSFAKKMIITKSKDTEDSRPIKNEHDSRPIKKVHQMIKRMLKKKIHPDMDASKASKKDGPYKPALNCEALETLYLLNVPDCVA